The following coding sequences are from one Hippopotamus amphibius kiboko isolate mHipAmp2 chromosome 9, mHipAmp2.hap2, whole genome shotgun sequence window:
- the LOC130860859 gene encoding olfactory receptor 52L1-like, with product MREDGNTSTFNISYTNFFLVGFPGLREWRPLLVLPLTFLYVTIVSANALVIHTVAVQRSLHQPMYVLIALLLAVNICAATAVMPKMLEGFVHYANPIPLHGCLAQMFFIYFTLLLDYNLLLVMALDRYMAICHPLHYSDLMTSRLLGVLAFFALTRSLGVAVPLVMLTARARFCQTAVIRHFTCEYIALLSIACGDLTFNNQLGLAMRLVTVTFDLALLGTSYTRIIYAAFRISSGGARAKALHTCGSHLLVILTIYLSGLSTSIVFRVAKTVSQDVQNLLSAIYLLLPGALNPVIYGVRTREIRQHVEKMLCGKELSQEVREKPKRLQNMRVKGKLPG from the coding sequence ATGCGTGAGGATGGAAATACCAGCACCTTCAACATCTCCTACACCAACTTCTTCCTGGTGGGCTTCCCTGGATTGCGAGAGTGGAGGCCCCTCCTGGTCCTGCCTCTTACTTTCCTCTACGTGACCATCGTCTCTGCCAATGCCCTTGTCATCCACACGGTGGCGGTCCAGCGGAGCCTGCACCAGCCCATGTACGTGCTCATCGCCCTGCTCCTGGCTGTCAACATTTGTGCTGCTACAGCAGTGATGCCCAAAATGCTGGAGGGCTTTGTGCATTATGCTAACCCCATACCACTGCATGGCTGCCTGGCCCAGATGTTCTTTATCTACTTCACTCTCCTTCTGGACTACAACCTCCTGCTGGTCATGGCCCTAGACCGCTACAtggccatctgccacccactCCACTACAGTGACCTGATGACCTCCCGTCTGCTGGGCGTGCTGGCCTTTTTTGCCCTGACACGGAGTCTGGGAGTGGCAGTGCCTTTGGTGATGCTAACTGCACGAGCTCGATTCTGCCAGACAGCAGTGATCCGACACTTCACCTGTGAGTACATTGCACTGCTGAGTATAGCTTGTGGAGACTTGACCTTCAACAACCAGTTGGGGCTGGCCATGCGGTTGGTCACTGTGACCTTTGATCTAGCCCTGCTGGGGACCTCCTACACCCGCATCATCTATGCTGCCTTCCGGATATCTTCCGGAGGTGCCAGAGCCAAGGCCTTGCACACATGTGGCTCCCACTTACTGGTCATCCTCACCATCTACCTCTCTGGCCTCTCCACTTCCATTGTTTTCCGAGTAGCCAAGACCGTGTCTCAGGATGTCCAGAACCTGCTCAGCGCCATCTATTTGCTGCTCCCAGGAGCCTTGAATCCTGTCATTTATGGAGTGAGGACCAGAGAGATCCGGCAACATGTAGAAAAGATGCTCTGTGGAAAGGAATTATCCCAGGAGGTTAGGGAGAAGCCAAAGAGGCTGCAGAATAtgagagtgaaggggaaactgccAGGCTGA